GGTCCCATGGTCATGCCCGGCGCCCGGTCCGTCCACGGCTGCATCGCGTACCGGTGGAACACGAAACGGTTGATGCCCGCGCAGAAGGCGCGGTCCCCAAGCGCCTTGATCGAGCCCGGATGCTCCATCCAGCGCTCCCGGTCCCCCGCCGTGAAGGCCTCGGCCCCGATGATGTTCTTCCCCGTCGTGTGCGCCGCGGACGCCATCTCCTTGCAGGTGGTCAGGGCGCTGCCGCCAATCCAGAACTCGCCCATGGGCTCGTCGCAAACCCCGGCGTAGGGCATGTCGTCGCAGGGGCCGCCGTAGGCCTCGATGCTCAACCGCAGCCCGTGTTCCCGGGCGAGGGCGCGCAGGTGCCCGGCGTAGTTCTCCACGATAAGGTCCGACACGGTCTGGCGCAGGTCCCACAGAAACCGCTCCGACTGCTCCAGCGAGCCCAGCACGCGCCCGGTCATCACGGGCAGCCACGGCAGCGGGTCGTAGCCACGCAGCCTTTCGAACTCCCCGCGCATTTTGGGCGTCCAGTTCTGCGCCCCGTTCTCCCAACTGTCAATGTGGGTGGCCGCAAGCGCCTTCCCGGCCTGCTCCCCGTTGTCTGCGATGAGTTTCGCCATCATGCCCGCGAACTGCGCCTCGATGCCCTCCCTGGCGAGCTTGTCGCACTCGAGGCCGCGACCGCTCTCGGGCGAGGGCATGTTCTCCACGCCGGTGCTGGTGTGGCCGAAGCGGATGAGGGTCCATTTCCCCTCTGGCGCGTCCCACGCCAGCCGCCCGTCCGGCGCCATCCGCGCCGAGAGGTCAACCAGCCGGGCCGGGTCCGCCACCATCTCCCCCGGCAGTTCCCGCTTCTCGGCGGGTCCCGCGCCGCCGGTCTGGTAGCACGCCTTCACCTGGATGTTCTCGATGCGGAAATCCCCCACGGCGGGCACGGCCAGCACCGCGATGTCCGCGTAGTGGTCACGGACCGTTTCCGGCTGGGGCAAAACGCCCTCGAACCGTCCGGGGCCGGTGACGTCCACCGTGGTGAACACCACCTTCTGCATGGACTGCGCCGGGGTAATCCAGGGGCCGCCGCTGCCGTTCCAGCCCGCGTCGTTGTTCATGTTGATTTCAAGGCCAAGCCGCGCGGCCTCGGCCACGGCATGGCTGAACAGCGCCCGCCACTCCTCGCCCATGAACGGCACGGGGCCAAGGGGGATGCCCTGGTCCACCTCCATGATGAGCGCCCCGCCGATGCCCACCCGCGCCATGGACTCCAGGTCGGCGGTGATGCCCTCCCGCGTGATGTTGCCGTTCAGCCAAAACCAATAGACCCAGGGCTTCGCATCATGGGGCGGGCCCATGAACCCGCCTTCCAGCGGTTCGGGCGGGGGAGTCAGCGCGTGGGTCGGCAGTGAAAATGCCAGAAGAACGAAAAGGGTAACCAGAAGAAAGCGCGACATCGAAGTGCCCTCACGCCGGGTGTGGTGAAAGTGGGGCCCGGCCGGCACCACTATAACACCGTCAGCGGAGAGTTGGGGAAAATCAAACTGGCGGACAGTTCATCTGCCCGCCCCCCATGCAGCCCATGAACCGGCACTCTCCCCCCCGGCGCCGTGGACAGTTTCCGCCTACACGAATTCCAGCGCGCGGGGAACCGCGCCAACCACGGAAACAGGGCATTCCAGACCGTTTGCGGCGAGCCGGTCGCGGCAGCTTTGCGCCTCGTCCTGTGACGGGCAAATCCCGTACACCGTGGGGCCGCTTCCGCTCATGACCGCGGCGGCGCAGCCCGCCCCGATCAGGGCCGCCTTGATCTCGGCCAACTGTGGATGGGTGTGGAAAATGGGCGCCTCCATGCGGTTGAAAAGCGTCCCGGCAAGGTCCCCCCCGGCCAGCCCCCGCAGGGCGCGACGGAAGGATGCGGTTTTACCGGCAAAGGGCGTTTCCTGGTTCTTTTCAAGGAGGGGATGGTTGTAGGCGTCGCGGGTGCTCACCGCCACGGGGGGATGGACCAGCACAAACCAAGTCTCCGGCGCGGGGGGAAGGGAATGAAGTTCCTCGCCCCGGAGGGTGCCCGCCATGAGTCCGCCTGTCAGGCAGTAGGGCACGTCGGAGCCCAGTTCCAGGGCCAGCCTGGCGAGGCGCGCTTGGGGAAAGTTCAGCCCCCAGAGGCTGTTCAGCGCGACCAGCGCCGCTGCGGCGTTTCCCGAGCCCCCCGCGAGACCCGCCGCCACGGGAATGCGCTTCTCCAGATGGATGCGCGCGCCGTGGCCGGTGCCCGCCTCGCGGTTCAACAGGGCCGCCGCGCGGCACACCAAGTTATCCGGCCCCGTGGACAAACCGGCGCGGGGGCAGGCCAGCGCGACCATGCCGTCCTCCGCCGGGGCGAAGGACAGTTCATCCCAAAGCCCGACGGTCTGAAACACCGTCTCGATATTGTGAAAACCGTCCGCGCGGCGCGGCAGCACGTCAAGATACAGGTTGACTTTGGCGAAAGAGCGGCAGACCAGCGCCGGGGTGAAGCCCGGCCCGTTGGTGCGGCTTGGTCCTGTCACAGTGGCCTCGCTTTCTCGGTTTTCCGGCTGGAACAATCGAAAACCGCCCCGGCGCCGGATGCTTCACCGGCGCCAAAGCGGCCTTCAAACACGGTTGTCCCGCCGGGTTTCCGGACGGCAAACCCCGGACTAGGCGTTGCGCTGCTTCGCCTTGACGCGGGCGGCCTTGCCGACGCGGTCGCGCAGGTAGTAGAGCTTGGCGCGGCGCACGCGGCCCTCGCGGACCACCTCGACCTTCTCGACGCGGGGGGAGTGCAGCGGAAACACGCGCTCCACGCCCTCGCCGAAGGCGACGCGGCGCACGGTGAAGGTGGCGGTGGGGGTCTCGCCCTTCTTGCGGGCAATCACCACGCCCTCATACACCTGGATGCGCTCTTTTTCGCCCTCAACGATGCGGAAATGGACGCGCACCGTGTCGCCAATGCTGAATTTGGGCGTTTTGTCCGCAGTCTTCGCGTGCTGCAGGCTGTATTC
This Candidatus Hydrogenedentota bacterium DNA region includes the following protein-coding sequences:
- the rplS gene encoding 50S ribosomal protein L19 — translated: MNIVEEYSLQHAKTADKTPKFSIGDTVRVHFRIVEGEKERIQVYEGVVIARKKGETPTATFTVRRVAFGEGVERVFPLHSPRVEKVEVVREGRVRRAKLYYLRDRVGKAARVKAKQRNA
- the ispE gene encoding 4-(cytidine 5'-diphospho)-2-C-methyl-D-erythritol kinase; its protein translation is MTGPSRTNGPGFTPALVCRSFAKVNLYLDVLPRRADGFHNIETVFQTVGLWDELSFAPAEDGMVALACPRAGLSTGPDNLVCRAAALLNREAGTGHGARIHLEKRIPVAAGLAGGSGNAAAALVALNSLWGLNFPQARLARLALELGSDVPYCLTGGLMAGTLRGEELHSLPPAPETWFVLVHPPVAVSTRDAYNHPLLEKNQETPFAGKTASFRRALRGLAGGDLAGTLFNRMEAPIFHTHPQLAEIKAALIGAGCAAAVMSGSGPTVYGICPSQDEAQSCRDRLAANGLECPVSVVGAVPRALEFV